The genomic interval aacagaacaccaatggcttatgctcaaCCAAGGGcttaagatcaacaatagacaaatgggaccttacaaaattgcaaagcctcactaaggcaaaggacactgtcaatagggcaaaatggcaaccaacagattgggaaaagatctttaccaatcctacatctgatagaaggctaatatccagtatattcaaagaactcaagaaattagagggttggtgagatggctcagtgggtaagagcaccaactgctcttctgaaggtcctgatttcaaatcccagcaaccacatggtggctcacaaccacccataattaaatctgaccccctcttctggtgtgtctgaagacagctgccgtgttcttatgtataataataaacaaatcttaaaaaaagaaattagaataaccctattaaaaatggggtacagagctaaacagagaattctcaaatgaagaatatcaaatggccaagaagcacctaaagaaatgttcaacatccttagtttaTCAGGgatatacaaatcaaaacaaccctaagatttcacttcataccagtcagaatgacttagatcaaaaactcaggtgacagcagatgctggtgaggttgtaaagaaagaggaacactctttcattgctggtgggattgtaaactggtacaaccactctggaaatcagtttggcagttcctgagaaaattggacacagtactacctgaggacccagcaataccactcctgggcatatacacaaaagatgcaccaacatgtaataaggacacatgctccagtatgttcatagcagccttatttagaatATCCAAAAgttggaaagaatccagatgtccttcaacagaggaatagatacaaaaaaaaaaaaagtggtacatttacacaatggagtacttactactcagctattaaaaacaatgacttcatgaaattcacaggcaaatgaatggaactaaaaaatatcatcctgagtgaagtaactcagtcacaaagtaaaacacatggtacgcactcactgataagtggatattagcccaaaagcttggaatacccaagatacaattcacagaacataagaagctcaagaagaaggaaggccaaagtgtgaatatttcagtttttcttagaaggggaaacaaggagctggcaagatggctcagtgggtaagagcactaactgctcttccaaaggtcctgagttcaaatcccagcaaccacatggtggttcacaaccatctgtgatgaaatctgatgccctcttctgatgtgcctgaagacagctacagtgtacctatttataataacaaatctttgggcctgagcgaacagggactgagtgagcaggctgactggagtgagcagaggtcctaaaattcaattcccgaCAACCatatgaaagctcacaactatctgtaaagctacagtgtactcatatacataaaagaaagaaagaaagaaagaaagaaagaaagaaagaaagaaagaaagaaagaaagaaagagaaagaaaggaagaaagaaagaaagaaagaaagagagagagaaagaaagagaaaaaggtggaaacaaaatactcacaggaggaaataaaaggacaaagtgtggagaagagactaaaggaaaggacatccagagactgccccacctgaggatccatcccatatacagacaccaaacccagacactattgcggatgccaagaagtgcttgctgacaggagcatgatatagctgtctcctgagaactTCTACTAGAGcccaacaaatacagaggcagatgctcagagccaaccactggattgagctagggatcccaatggaggaattagagaaaggactgaagaagctgaaggggtttgcaacaacataggaagaacaatatcaaccaaccagaccccatccaaagagtacacatggagggacccacagctctagttgtgtatgtagcagaggatggcattatctggcatcaatgggaggagaggcccttggtcttctgaagacttgatgcccagtgtaggggaatgacaggatgGTGAGGTGGGATTGGGTGAGTAGGtgagggagcactctcatagaaacagggagaggggttcagatagggggtttgtggaggggaagttgggaaaggggataacatttaaaatgtaaataaataaactatccaataaaaaataaataaaacctcaaagtccccctcaaaaaaaagaaaaagatgaagaaaagaaaatgcagatgCCTGAAGTAAATGAGGACAACAGTGTAGTAGTAAGTAGTTAGaaacattccccccccccccaaaaaaaaaaactgaaatgaaaatgtagtaagcctaattaaaaaaataactcaaaaagatCCTGCGGGAGAAAGATTATCAGGCTTGGACACAAGTTAGAGAAGTTGGATGCCTTagtcaaagaaacagaaatggctcaaaggttaagaacactggctgctcttccaaagggcttgagttcaattcccagcaaccacatggtggctcacaacaacctataaccagatctgatgccctcttctgacttgcaAGCATATGTGCagacagaatgctgtatacataataaataaatttattttttaaaaatgttagaaaaagcACAATATTATTTAATCCTTGTAGGTTGTGAATAAAAATAGACCAATCAATTTGGAAAACTGACCAgacatttctcaaagaaaaaaagaatgaagaaaagaaggaagaaaagaaaagagaatgaaagagataAAAAGTCAATGCTATACTGTTAGCTATTTGTTCTTAGATGGATTCATGATTGTTCTCTATGATTCTCTGTGTACACTCATGCATATCTGCAGACTGGGAAAAAGCAGCTTCAGAATTAGCCAAGTCTCTCTAGAAATTCTACCTATGAAATCGAGTCTTCCATGATTATATTGAGGACCAAAGTTCCTCTGGTGAGGTCAGAGGTTCAAAAGTGCTGTCATGACTGTGAAAGGTTAAAAGGGTCACAGCTCAGCATGGAGGTGAGAGCTCAGGAACACAAACCCAGACCTAGGGGTCTGTCCTTAAAGCACGGGGTTCTGAGATCATGGACACATTTCAGATGGCAGAGCTACTTGTTTTCCATTATGGTTTTATTCTTTCCCATATTATGCTTATGCAAAAAAATATATCAGCAGCTAATAGGATCTGCATATGTGAATGGATTAAACACATTGGCAATTAGTTGTTATCTCCCTTCCATTGTTGCCTGAATGCGGTTTCTGATGCGCTGACAGCCTGGAGCTGAGGCCGGACACCTGTGGTGCAAAACAATGCACACTAACACAGCAGCTTCTCCTGGAGATCAAAGACAGACTCTCAGCTAACCTGTCAAGAGCTCCTGTTTGAAGTCCTTGCTGCATAAACAGACTGCCAGCGTCCCTTCGTCTGCTGTCATATTTATGTTATATGCATTGTGCCTAGTTtgaatgttgtgctttcatttttgctgTCTGCTATATAAACTCATTTCCCCCAAAGTAAAGTGCACCTTGATAAATTTTCTTGGTgtcagttctctttgtttctccacccgtttatttccacaggtccgGTCCAGTCTCCAGTCTAAAGCAACCCACGACCTGTGTAGGTCCGCAGGACAGACACTACAATTAGTAATGCATCTGagttaaataaagaaatgaaagcctTTTCCACAGAGGCATCTAACTAAGAGTGAGTCCAAAtttgaattctctacttcatGTTCCCTGTGCCTTCCATCTTCTATCTATAACATGAGTTTGAATCTGTGACTGCCGGTGAACTGTCttatgtatctctctctgtgtgtctgccttctgtctctctgtgtatgtgtatgtctgtgtactgtgtttgTCTGTTGTCTGTTTGCATCTTCCTGGCAGGCCTTAAGAGCTTTGAAGTCTTTATGGAACAGCAAGGTAAGCATCACATGGGGAAGAAACAAGATACTGTACAgagaaatctttaacagagttttacaaaGGATTAGGTCACTGGCTCCAAGTGATCAAGatagcaaacatttaaaaaatatcactgTTTATCAACCAATATTCATAAAGGCATATTCATTTTAGAAGGTTGTTTTAAGCTTCTGGATTTGAtgctttcagcaaatgatgcACATGTATTTTCTGGATAGGAGGCATGGAAAATTACATATCTTATGGTTATACCTATGCATTAGTTTAGGTTTTAAAAGTTGATAATATGAGATATCCAAGGAAAGTCAAGTTTGctttttcattgttctttgaAAGGCATTTTAAACAATCAGTTGTTTAAAATCGTAGTaggttgccgggcggtggtggtgcatgcctttaatcccagcacttggcaggcagaggcaggcagatttcttagttcaaggccagcctggtctacaaaatgagtaccaggacagccagaactacacagaaaaaccctgtctcgaaaaacaaaaaacaaaaaacaacaacaacaaaaaaatcatagtaGGTTAGCATGTTTAAATCTTAAATTTCCTCAACCTGCATTAACTCTGGCTGTGAGGTTCAGCTAAAGTCTCAGTGTATTAGAATGCAAGACACTTGTATAATATTGCATTGCCACACATAAGGTTCTGCCAATGCATAGGATATCACTGTGCAACAAGACTCCATGGAATTCTGTAAACATCTTTGTAAgatttttgtaagaaaaatagaaattgaaaagtGCTATATTAATTCTTGATTAAGCATATGTAATTAATCAATTAAGTATGTTGATTCTAATGAATTCTCTGAGTGGTGAAGCAGCTGGAGTTCAAGATGATCCTGTTTTGTCCAGAAAAGAAGCTTCATGTACAGTCATTGGGTTACAGACAAGAGAATTGTGAGCCAaagggacttcataaaattacccAAACAATTCAGGCCCATGACAAAGAATTTggtctccacaaactgacagcaagtcCTCATTGCTAAAGACAAAACTATTCAAGCCTATGGCCCACCATGTGGCTAGCTGTTTACCTGTCTGCTCCTGTTCCCATCTATCTGTTCTCTTCTTTATCCCCTATTAAATCTCCTACATCTACTTTCCCTTTCCTgcatccctctctctgcccaggaATTCCACCCTCCAATTCTTGTCCCAAGTATTAGATGTCAAGTGTTTCTTACAAGCAATCGAAGACATCACCAGGACTTCTGTGGATTGCCTCTAGGTATAGAGAATGGCCTTAAGTATCTGAGCAGCATGGAAAGACAAGTATTTACAAAAGTAAGGCTGGTGATGGAACATAAAAATGACAAGATCAAGATCCTGCTAGCATTTAGCTCTCTGCCAATCAACATAGGAAAATACATATACACTTGCATATAATGTGAATGAAAgtcacctccacacatgtacagtGATCACACAggccagaaggaactggagtccaTGGTTTGGAATGACACTTTAATGTAGAGTAGTCTGGCTTCAAATGAAAAGGAACACACCTACCCCCGGGTTATGACTTCTGAGATGATGCCAGCAGCACTACCCCTTTTTATGGCTATGCGGTCATGTAATGTAATCACAATTTGCATATCTAAACAACATAATTTACATTCTGGAAAACATCTTTTGATTCTTTGTACTTACACTAACATAACACTAACACCCTAAGAAGTAGAGATatccataaaatgtattttatcgGTAGAGGGCAAAGGTTCTTGTGGTCAAAGATAAGCTCTAGGAAAACCAGGAATGTAAAAACACAGGGTTCCCTCTTCTGTGGAAGGGAAGTACACTCTTTTCTGACCAGAAGGGAGGGAATGGATGTAGTAAGTGTGTGGTGAGCTGTGGTAGATATACTGCCAGGCCACACCTGAAACTCACAGGCTTATTAGGGTTATCCCAGATGCTTCCTCCCTAGAGCATTTTTTAGTTAATAGAATGAAATCTTAGGGGAGATGTCACATGCACTTTATAGCTTGGTGACCTATACACTGTGTCCTCCTCTAGgaccttttgttttaggatccAACTTTATGAAAGAGTCACATGTACTTTGCAAAAGTTTTGAAGTAGCCACACTTTAATCTTTATTGTGCAGAGGATTTAGATAATTGGTGCCAGAAAAATAGTGTTTTTCACAAAATACTACTGTACTTAAATATTCCTAAATAAACCACTCTGGGGTCAGAATCTAGAAGTCTGACCAAACACTAGCTACTGAGTCTGGAGGGTAAAATTCAGAGTTTACATCCAGGTTTCAATAAGCTCATGAGTCCCTGAGCTCACTCAAGCTCAGGACATCAAATCTTACAAATCTCCAACCAGAGAGATTTCTACTCCAGAAAATCCTACCCCACAGAGAAGCCCAATACAAAGCCTGCCTCCCACTctgttctcttctgcttctcaccTGAGCAGAAGCAGCTACCCTCCAGTGTGTTTCCCAGCCAATCAATCTCTTGTGTGTGGTTAGTTGTCCCATGGGGCTTGTCTTCTAACTGCCAAGTGACCTTTTTACtccagagctgtaacacttgcaCTGGGAATCCTTTTCCCTAAGAGATACAAGACTTACATTGGGGATAACCCACAGCACACCCATGGACAACACTGAAATGCTTACAGAATTATATtgacataatttctttctttNNNNNNNNNNCTCTGCCAGACCTAGGACTTGCAGAGACCCCACCCTTATATCACCTAACCAGTAAACATCATAGTCTTTTATTCTGATCAATAAACTCAGTGTTAAACAGTATTTCATTCTGATAAATAAATTCAGTTAAACACAATCTTTCTTCCACATTGAAATTGTAGGTTTTTGGTGTCTTTATGTATAATGAACCCAGCAAGAATATTGTTTATCACCATCCAGGAAAAACTGTCTCTGAAAATTGCAGAAAAACAGACCAGAAATTTGAGACTAGAATTTGTAGGACCCAAATACTAATGCCTGCATATCAAACCTTAAAGGGGATCAATAACTAGAACTGTCAGCATGGCCTAGTGGCCAACATGTTGTGTTTGAGAAACAACTGTCACTGGTAATGTATGCAGCTATGTTTAGTTCAGTCATTGACAGAGTAAATGGGTTAAAAGTGCCagacaataaaatatttagatgTAAAGACAGCATATCCATACATCTTTGAAAGCAGCAAAAATAACGCAGTTTGTAACCTCTCCATCTCTATTCTCAAACTCTGACAACTAACCACAGGAAAAACCTGCCATTCCTGTGGTGAGGATCCTACCCATCCTGGAAAGGGTTGGAGCTGGACACAGAGTTGGACATACAAGTAGCTTTAAAGAATGATGGTCTCTGGGTGTAATTTTAAAGACTCATGGTTCCACTGGTAGCTTTAAATACTCATGGTCTCTGGCCTTCCATctctctaactatactgaatgattgctgataacttctaaaaCATACCAAAGACTTCCTTGTTCATTTTGAGGGTTAAAAACTGCTGGCTTGTAAGATTAACACCTGTAGCTAACTGCAAGGGATTAAGTAAACGATTAATTGTTAGCGGGTTTTCGCTCTTGACCAGAAGCCTCCCCTCCTGCTTGTCAGGCTGgagggaagtttggagcaatacaCTTTTATTGAACCAGAAAAACAGAGTCAAGGTGGCAGGAAGAAAAACTTTTAtacaagcaaatatgcataaactcacatacattcatgtacaaattcacacatacacactcatacacttcCATGCAAACCAGCTGGACTCAACTATATACTTATTTCATAATTGCattacttatacacacacacatccgtacttacatatgcatatgaaacaaaagaccaagcaccagtgccAAAAtaactcattctggatgaaaaaatgAGCTCAaatctttattgcatagagaaagaaaaaacttccacccttttattgctaaatgaattaagcCCAcatctgtaagaaagcaagctggattCCCCTCTTTAGTAAAGCTCAATCTGCCTTGCTTTTAGAAAAGAACATGTTCCGCCCAGAAGAACCTGCCTATGCTTTCTGCTCTCTCAGCAGATTCGTTCCCCTCCTCTCTGCATTCTGTGCATTACCCTCTTAATTTCTAAGTTCTGCTCTACTGTCCTTCCTCTTCttaatcttgctctctcctcttgctctggGTTTATAATAGCCTCTGATGGAATAATGCCCTATAATGTAATTGTTCCTAGTTTTTTTGTACCGTTGCAAGGAGAATAGATCACCTTGGCAAACATGGTGAaaagaggaagctggagagaggtcttccttcttccagaggtcccgagatCAATTCCCAGGAATCatatggtggctcgcaaccacatgtaatgggatctgatgctctcttctgatgtgcattcataaataaattttaaaaatgttaaaaaaaaattggggggactggagagatggctcaggggttaagagcactgactgttcttccaatggtcctgagttcaaatcccagcaaccacatggtggctcacaaccatctggtgtgtctgaagacagctacaatgtacttacatataataaataaaatctgttttaaaaatttttttaaagaggaagctAGGAACATAGCACAATGCACTCAGGCTGGGGGATTGCTATTTCCTAAGATCACTTGTGAGGTGAAGGTCACAAGGCTGAGTTACACAGCCAGCTTGAATTTCATAATCACATCATGGTGCTATATTATTTCACAGCTTTAAATGAACCACTGAGGTTCAAGGTTCAGGAAAGAGGTCTGAGTCATTTACTAAAATTACACGGCCTAAATGAAGCCATCTCTGATGTTTTGCAAGAATTGACTTCAGCTGTAAATATAATAGTATCAGACTGAGGAGTCAGAAAAATGCTAACTGTAATTTTTGGCTTTTGAACATGCTAATTCAGAGTGCAAAATGTCAATTAGACCTTTACAGGCAAGATCAGCACCAACAGAGGAATGGCTTAGCAAAACGGGTGATACTGGATCTCAAATTTATGATGCTACTCTGATAGAAGTAATTTCTCAAAGTAGTGATTTTATCAAAATGCCAAATGTTCTCATCGTGGTAAGCCTGGACATTTGACATGGGATTGTAAGCCAGGCATTCCAAGAATGGTTTTTCCAGAGATAATCCAAAAGGAAAGACACCAGCCTTCTGGAGTACACAGGAGGTGTGGCAAAGGTCAGCACTGGACGAGTGAATGCAGATCAACAAGGGATAGGCAAAGTAAAGCTTTGCCTTCGGAAACACCCTCTGGGGCCTACCATAGGCCTCCAGAATCAAATTCAGTTCAATTATATCCTGTTAGTCTCAAAGAAACTCACCCACACAGCAATGATCTAATGCCGCTTGTTAAAAACAACACTAGCCTGCATGTGATCAAAGACAGAACAGCTTCTGTAGATAAAAGAACAAATTCAGGAGACATTAGAAAACAAGTATTTTCACCAACTGCTAGCAATGATGAAAGACAAAagctgaaaatacaaacaaatggcACTGAAATTGACGGTTTAGTACACACAGCATATGTAGCAATAATTTCACCGAAATCTTGGCATCTAGATTTGCCCCTGCAGGAGGTAAATATTCTCtacaaaattctaaaaaaatagaaaaagggagcactacccaattcattctatgaagccatagttaccCTGATAGCCAAAGCGCACAAAGGCTCAATGAAAAACAAGTATTATAGATCAATTTCCCACATGAGCACAGATGTAAAAATAATACTTGCAAATTCGAAAAGACCAAAAGTATCACATATGATGTTtaagttggcttcatcccagtgatgtaGAGATGCAAAaataagtgggaaaaaaaatgcaaCCAAAATGGTGAGTTTTTTTCTCTAGAATAAATAATGTTGTGTAACTGAATGTGTTGGCTAAAGATTGTACCAAATCCCTTATAGTCATACACTCCTTTCAGTAGGAGTTTTTTCAGAACCTCAAAGACTACCTTTAACAGATTGATTGCACACTGAAGATTTTCCTCTTGTATAAAGATTCAATGAAGCTCAAAACTTCACCACACTCACTCCACCTGTCGGCTTTCTCTGTAGGCTGGCTTTTCTCATGATTTCTAATGCTACTACTATATGCAAAGGCTTGACTATATTGTTTGCTTACTCAAaatgtttctctccagtatgtgttcttttatgtattctgAGATAGCTGTTTTGTGAAAAGGCTGAtccacactgattacattcatagggtttctctccggTATGCGTTCTTTTATGTCTTCGAAGGTGACTATTAtctgcaaaggctttaccacattgattacatatatagggtttctctccagtatgtgtccTTTTGTGTATTTGGAGACTATGTGATTGTGAAAAGactttatcacattgattacatttgtaaggtttctcttcAGTATGAATTCGTTCATGACATTGAAGATGATAGTAacgtgcaaaggctttaccacactgattacattcataagttTTCTCACCAGTATGTGctcttttatgtattttgagaTTAATGTTTTGTAAAAAGGCTTTAttacattgattacattcatagggtttctctccagtatgtgtccTTTTATGTATTCGGAGATTACTATGTTGTGCAAAGGCTTTATCACACTGATTACATttgtagggcttctctccagtatgtattcttcTATGTATTCGAAGTTGACTTTGATCTGCAAACGCTTTACCACACTGATtgcattcatagggtttctctccagtatgtgttcttttatgtattatGAGATGACCATTTTGtgcaaaggctttatcacattggttacatttgtagggtttctctccagtatgtgctcGTTTATGTATTCTAAGATTAATGTTTTGTAAAAAagctttatcacattgattacatttgtagggcttctctccagtatgtgctcTTTTATGTATTCGAAGTTGACTTTGATCTGTAaatgctttaccacattgattgcattcataaggtttctctccggtatgtgttcttttatgtattatGAGATGACCATtttgtgaaaaggctttaccacactgattacatttgtagggtttctccccagtatgtgttcttttatgtcttcGAAGTTGACTATGGTATGTAAAtgctttaccacactgattacattcataaggtttctctccaatatctattcttttatatatttggaGACTACTATGATATGTAAAGTCTTCACCATATTGAATAAcgtcatagggtttctctccagtatgaattttttCATGCCATTGAGGATGATGGtgatatgcaaaggctttaccacctTTAGTACATTCATAAGGTTCTTCTCCGGTGTGACTTCTTTCATACCTGCAAAGATAATTGGCACATGAGAAACCTTTGCCACATTCATTACATGATTTATCaatatgacttatttttttaCAATGTGGTCTAATATATGGAGGAATCAGATCTTAAGGTTTTATCACTTTGTTTATAATCATGCTATTCCCCACCTTAGAGGATCTCTTGAAGATGCCAGTGAGTGTAAGAACACGTATTACATGGCTCCTATTTATAGGATCTCTTGAAGATGCCAGTGAGTGNNNNNNNNNNNNNNNNNNNNNNNNNNNNNNNNNNNNNNNNNNNNNNNNNNNNNNNNNNNNNNNNNNNNNNNNNNNNNNNNNNNNNNNNNNNNNNNNNNNNNNNNNNNNNNNNNNNNNNNNNNNNNNNNNNNNNNNNNNNNNNNNNNNNNNNNNNNNNNNNNNNNNNNNNNNNNNNNNNNNNNNNNNNNNNNNNNNNNNNNNNNNNNNNNNNNNNNNNNNAAGAACACGTATTACATATAGGAGCCTTTTTCTACAtgaacttcttcatgtaactgaAGAAGAGAGCTGGAAGAACTCAGAGCTTTTCCACATTGATTGCATTCAAAACTTTTCCAATAGTGTGAGTCATACAACGTTTGTAAAGTGAACCAGGGCACACAGAAGACTTTCCATATTGCTAGTATTCATAGGGATTTTCTGTATTGTGAAGCCTGTGGATGTATTCTCAACAAAGTTAGAAAACCAATTAAGTATAATTTTGTCTATCACATTCAGAAAGTCCATTCAATGTGGGATCTACTACATATGTTCTAATTgttctgggagagagaaaggtacaTCATTTTTTCAATATCACTATTCTCATATGATATAACTATGAAAAGAAGAATTATGAATGAAAGGTTTCCACATTACATtcactgtactggctgattttgtgtcaacttgacacaggctggagttatcacagagaagggagtttcagttgaggaagtgccaccatgaggtccagctgtggggcattttctcaattagtgatcaagagggtagggccccttgtgggtggtgccatccctgggctggaagtcttgagttctataagagagcaggctgagcaagccaggagaagaaagccagtaaggaacatccctccatggcctctgcatcagctcctgcttcctaacttgcttgagttccagtcctgacttcctctggtgataaacagcaatatggaagtaagctgaataaaccctttcctccccaacttgcttcttggtcatgatttttgtgcaggaatagaaaccctgactaagacaattcaCACAGGTtgactttttatttctcttggatATGTAGTATAGAAATTGAGGTAGCTCTGCAAAAACCTTCTTGACTCTCATAAACTGCCCTTCTCACTATATTTAGTAACATTACTATAAGTATATGAGTAACAT from Mastomys coucha isolate ucsf_1 unplaced genomic scaffold, UCSF_Mcou_1 pScaffold18, whole genome shotgun sequence carries:
- the LOC116096998 gene encoding zinc finger protein 431-like, producing the protein MLETYRNLSAIGYNWEDHNTGEHCQSSRRRGRYERSHTGEEPYECTKGGKAFAYHHHPQWHEKIHTGEKPYDVIQYGEDFTYHSSLQIYKRIDIGEKPYECNQCGKAFTYHSQLRRHKRTHTGEKPYKCNQCGKAFSQNGHLIIHKRTHTGEKPYECNQCGKAFTDQSQLRIHKRAHTGEKPYKCNQCDKAFLQNINLRIHKRAHTGEKPYKCNQCDKAFAQNGHLIIHKRTHTGEKPYECNQCGKAFADQSQLRIHRRIHTGEKPYKCNQCDKAFAQHSNLRIHKRTHTGEKPYECNQCNKAFLQNINLKIHKRAHTGEKTYECNQCGKAFARYYHLQCHERIHTEEKPYKCNQCDKVFSQSHSLQIHKRTHTGEKPYICNQCGKAFADNSHLRRHKRTHTGEKPYECNQCGSAFSQNSYLRIHKRTHTGEKHFE